A genome region from Eremothecium gossypii ATCC 10895 chromosome VII, complete sequence includes the following:
- a CDS encoding uncharacterized protein (Syntenic homolog of Saccharomyces cerevisiae YCR090C) yields the protein MLYLVVSARLSDNIKAIYPKDSEESPAEYTFQVVCTNCREPHPAPIRVNRFEKHAKNVARSEASFVMSCKFCGKECSIILERTEEQLYNEADESCSEALARAAMQRKKLGLRNVNTGSAVWLKMDCRGLEVTAYETADTVFVVELSSGSTMECTFEDGEREWFDYDDNAGEEVSIEEVSFQIIKGK from the coding sequence ATGCTGTATCTCGTCGTTTCGGCCAGACTCTCAGATAATATCAAGGCTATATACCCTAAAGACTCCGAGGAATCCCCGGCCGAATATACTTTCCAGGTGGTCTGCACCAACTGCAGAGAGCCCCATCCCGCCCCTATTCGAGTTAATCGGTTTGAAAAGCATGCCAAGAACGTCGCCAGAAGCGAGGCATCGTTTGTGATGTCTTGCAAATTCTGTGGGAAGGAGTGCTCTATCATCCTCGAGCGCACGGAAGAGCAGCTGTATAACGAGGCCGACGAGTCTTGTTCTGAGGCGttggcgcgcgccgcgaTGCAGAGAAAAAAGCTAGGCCTACGCAACGTTAACACAGGTAGTGCTGTATGGCTGAAGATGGACTGCCGGGGGCTTGAGGTGACGGCGTATGAGACTGCGGACACGGTATTCGTTGTGGAGTTGAGCTCGGGGAGTACTATGGAGTGCACGTTTGAGGACGGCGAGCGGGAGTGGTTCGACTACGACGATAACGCCGGCGAGGAGGTGTCCATAGAGGAGGTGTCCTTTCAGATTATCAAGGGGAAATAA